CGACAATCCCTTCGGCCTGGTAGAAATCGACGGCATGCGTCTGATCCACCTGTTCGTAACGGAAACAGCGGGCCAGAGCGAAGTATTTCCCGGGGATTTCGGGGCCGGAGGCCAGTTTGCGGGCGGACAGGGCAGTGCCCTGGCTCCGGAGAAGAAGCCGGCGGGCCTGTTTTTCATTAAAAGGCTGGCGCCATCCCCGGCTCCCGAATGTTTCCCCTTCTCCGGCATGAACGGCCCGGACCCGGGGGAGGATGTCTTTGTCCAGCGAAGCAACCTCCCGGGGGTCACGGACGAAATAGATGTCGTGAATATCGCGGGCCGGGTGGGTCTGGGGGATGAAGAGGGTGTCCATGTTCCAGAATTCGCTTTCCACGATCGGACCCGTCATTTCTTCGAACCCCAGGCGGACAAGCTGTCTCCGGACCTCTTCCAGATATTCCCGGTAGGGGTGCGATTGTCCAATCATGGGACGGGGGGGTGGTGTTTCCAGGGAGTAGGGACGAAACGCGCCGCCCTTCCACGAGCGATTGTGGATCATTTCGGGGGTGACTGGTCCAAGAAGATCTTCCCGGACATCGAGGTCGTCCGGGGAAAGAACACCTTTCCTGAGAGACAGGTGACGGACTTCGCGAACGTCAAAGCGAAGGACACCTTTCCCCTTCCCCCGTTTCCGTTGAAAGCTTCCCAGAAGTTCCCGATCCTCTTCGGACAGGTCTTCAAACGTCAGGGGACTCTTGTCTTCAAGCGAGCGAATAATCGCGTACGTTCTTTCCAGCACGGGAGGCAAAGGTGCCGCCTGTTTCAGGTGCCCTCCGGGAAGGATGGACAAGACTCCCATCTCCTTCAGGTCACCAATGGCTTTCGAAATCTGGGCAGGATCCTTCACGGATTTTCGGAGGTTGTCCAGTGTCAGGGAAGGATCATCCTTCAGTTTCTTCAGGATCCATTCCTCGGGGAAGCCATCTTTGAGAACCTGTTGACCGATTTCGGTCAGGGAAATTTCCGTCCGGGTTTCCAGGATGGTTTCTTCGATCAGGTTTTTGGCTTTTAACCATCCTGCGGCCATCTGAAACTGTCCCGGATCCATCCGGATTTCTTCCTGAAGAAGATCTTCCCGCTCTCCCTCCGGACGCTTGAAGAGTGCTTTCAGCACGGTGATCTCCAGAGGATGAAAATTCCAGCTCATGTTTTTCTTATCCTTTCATTGATCTTATTGGTCTGATCGTTCTTGTTCCAGAAAAAAAGTCTCTCCCAAGGGGGAATGACAGGAAACGCGATGAGCCCAGGGGGTTCCTGTGAGCGCAGATCCGTCTTCTTTCGAAACGCGGTGGGGCGGGGGATCTGTCCGGCAGGCTTCCACCTTTTCGAGGCAACGGTCGTAAAAGGGACACAGCGGAGGCGCTTGACCGGACCCGGACGAAATGTCGGGGATTGGATTTTCTGCGGATCGTTCCTTTTCAGAGGAAGAGGACACAAGCAGGCGGGTATAAGGGTGAAGGGGGCGATTGAACACCTCCTGAACAGGTCCCGATTCCACGTTCAGACCCTTGTAGAGGACCAGCACATAGTCCGAGAGATAGGAGACAACGTTCAGATCGTGCGAGATAAACAGGAACGTCATCTTGTCTTCCTTGTTCAGCCGGGCAAAAAGATTCACGATCTGGGCCTGAATGGACACATCCAGGGAAGAGACGGGTTCGTCGGCCACAAGAAAGTCCGGTGAAAGAGCGATGGCTCTTGCAATTCCAATGCGCTGGCGACCCCCGCCCGAGAATTCTCCCGGAAATCTGTCCAGATCCCCCGGATCCAGTCCGACTTTCACCAGGAGAGACTCCAGGGCCTTCTGGCGTTCGGTTTTGTCGGGAAGGACTCCATGAACGAGGAAGGGTTCTTCGATTGTTTGACGGACAGTCATGCGAGGGTTCAGGGACGAATAGGGATCCTGAAAAACCATCTGAAATCGTTTTCGAAGTGTCCTTAAAAGTTTTCCCCGCATTTTCGTCAAGTCGATTCCGTCAAAGTGAATGGAACCGGAGGTTGGTTCGACGAGTCTCATGACCATTCTGCCCAGCGTTGTTTTTCCGGATCCCGTTTCCCCGATCAGACCGACGACGGACCCTTTTGGCAGGGAAAAGGAAACATCGAAAACGGCGACCTGGTGTTCGGGGGGACGAAAAAGAGAAGTGCGTGGGCGCAAAAAAAGTTTTGTCAGATGACGGACTTCCAGGACCGTACCGGGGGTTGATGTCTCCATCCTAGGCCACGTTTTCCTGGAGAGACGGATAAAAGCAGAGTGCCCCTTCTTCCGGGCCTGTCGGAATCCAGGGAGGAGAGTCGGAGTGGCAGCGGGAATCGGCTTTCGGGCATCGGGGGGCAAAGGCACATCCCTTCGGCAGGTCCCAAAGGGGAGGAACCTGCCCCGGGATCGTATCAAGAGGGCCATCGTTTTTGGTCTTTTGTCTGACGCCCGGACGCGAGAGAATAAGGGCGCCGGAGTAGGGATGTGCCGGACCTGCAGAAAAAAAACGTTTTCCGGATACCGATTCGACGACACGGCCTGCGTAAAGAACAAGAATTTTTTTCGCCGACCGGCGAATGATGCCGAGATCATGGGAAATAAGAACAAGGGCCATGTTCTCCCGGCGGTTTCTCGCAAGAAGAAGGTCCAGAATTTGGGTGGACATCGTGGGATCCAGGGCTGTTGTCGGTTCGTCGGCGATCAGAATGTCTGGAGAAAGGGCAATGGCCATGGCGATCAGGACGCGCTGACGCATCCCGCCGGAAAGTTGATGCGGGTAAGACCTGACAATGGCGTCCGGCCGATCCAGTCCGACGGACAGAAGAAGGTCCCGGATCACTCTGACGCGATGGTCCCGGGCTTCGTCCGGCCGATGGCTGTCAAATATCTCGTCGAACATGGTGCCGATCCGGAGAATGGGGTTGAGGGCGCTCTGGGGCTCCTGGAAAACGAGACTGATCCGGGATCCACGGATTGCGTTCCACGTTTTTTCCTTTGCATCCGTCATTTCCAGTCCGTCGAACCGGATCGAGCCTTCCCGGATCCGGGCACTTTCCGGCAACAGACCGAGAAGTGACAGTCCAGCCATTGTTTTTCCAGACCCGGATTCACCGACGATTCCGAGCAGGTCGCCTTGATCGATGGAAACCGAAAAGGAGCGCACAGGAAAGACGGGCCCGCGGGGTGTGTCGATCCGGACAGTCAGGTTGTCAACCTTGAGAAGGGGAGAACACAGGTTGTCCATCATCCGGATGTCTCCCGGTAAATGGCCTTGTAGGGAGCCATTTCCGTGACAGCCACCTGGTCGAGCCGAACAGTCGAATCCGTCCGACTGGACATGATTTCCTTCAGACGCGTATAGAGGAAAAAGGCCACCTGCTCGGACGTCGGGAGGCGTTCGCGGAAAAAGGGATGATCGTTCAGGTGAGAGTGGTCAAGTTCTTTTATGAGAGGGCCCAGAAGGGTTTCGGCCTCATGAAAGTCCAGCGCCATTCCGAGAGGATCCAGTCCCTGAGATGACCACGCCACCTCCACGGTCCAGTTGTGTCCGTGAAGCTTGGAGCAAAGGCCGGGGTAACCGGGAAGGATATGGCTGGCGGCAAACGTTGCCGTCACGGATATCAGAAACACAGACAAACCCTTTTTTCAAACAAGCAAGACCTCCCTGGCAATGCGCATGCCGCAACATTTCATTGAAGATGATTTTACACGATTGGGTGCCCTGTTGGGGAGAGTCATCCGGGTGAGGGGAATCGGGAG
This portion of the Leptospirillum ferriphilum genome encodes:
- a CDS encoding phenylalanine--tRNA ligase subunit alpha codes for the protein MSWNFHPLEITVLKALFKRPEGEREDLLQEEIRMDPGQFQMAAGWLKAKNLIEETILETRTEISLTEIGQQVLKDGFPEEWILKKLKDDPSLTLDNLRKSVKDPAQISKAIGDLKEMGVLSILPGGHLKQAAPLPPVLERTYAIIRSLEDKSPLTFEDLSEEDRELLGSFQRKRGKGKGVLRFDVREVRHLSLRKGVLSPDDLDVREDLLGPVTPEMIHNRSWKGGAFRPYSLETPPPRPMIGQSHPYREYLEEVRRQLVRLGFEEMTGPIVESEFWNMDTLFIPQTHPARDIHDIYFVRDPREVASLDKDILPRVRAVHAGEGETFGSRGWRQPFNEKQARRLLLRSQGTALSARKLASGPEIPGKYFALARCFRYEQVDQTHAVDFYQAEGIVVEEGASFRTLLGLLTLFAREVAGAREVHFKPAYFPFTEPSVEVHVKHPQLGWMELGGAGLFRPEVLRPLGVKTPVIAWGLGIDRMAMMRLGLSDIRDLFSGSLHTLQSMILSRAKNRQTNKQPL
- a CDS encoding oligopeptide/dipeptide ABC transporter ATP-binding protein encodes the protein METSTPGTVLEVRHLTKLFLRPRTSLFRPPEHQVAVFDVSFSLPKGSVVGLIGETGSGKTTLGRMVMRLVEPTSGSIHFDGIDLTKMRGKLLRTLRKRFQMVFQDPYSSLNPRMTVRQTIEEPFLVHGVLPDKTERQKALESLLVKVGLDPGDLDRFPGEFSGGGRQRIGIARAIALSPDFLVADEPVSSLDVSIQAQIVNLFARLNKEDKMTFLFISHDLNVVSYLSDYVLVLYKGLNVESGPVQEVFNRPLHPYTRLLVSSSSEKERSAENPIPDISSGSGQAPPLCPFYDRCLEKVEACRTDPPPHRVSKEDGSALTGTPWAHRVSCHSPLGETFFLEQERSDQ
- a CDS encoding ABC transporter ATP-binding protein, encoding MMDNLCSPLLKVDNLTVRIDTPRGPVFPVRSFSVSIDQGDLLGIVGESGSGKTMAGLSLLGLLPESARIREGSIRFDGLEMTDAKEKTWNAIRGSRISLVFQEPQSALNPILRIGTMFDEIFDSHRPDEARDHRVRVIRDLLLSVGLDRPDAIVRSYPHQLSGGMRQRVLIAMAIALSPDILIADEPTTALDPTMSTQILDLLLARNRRENMALVLISHDLGIIRRSAKKILVLYAGRVVESVSGKRFFSAGPAHPYSGALILSRPGVRQKTKNDGPLDTIPGQVPPLWDLPKGCAFAPRCPKADSRCHSDSPPWIPTGPEEGALCFYPSLQENVA
- a CDS encoding 6-carboxytetrahydropterin synthase; protein product: MFLISVTATFAASHILPGYPGLCSKLHGHNWTVEVAWSSQGLDPLGMALDFHEAETLLGPLIKELDHSHLNDHPFFRERLPTSEQVAFFLYTRLKEIMSSRTDSTVRLDQVAVTEMAPYKAIYRETSG